AGCTCTTACCTTTGTTAGTTCTCCCTCTGGTAAATGCTTGTACTTTAGAAAAACATATTCACTTATCACTAAGCTTAAAACAGAATCACCTAAAAACTCTAGCCGTTCATTATATCTAACTTTTTTATTTTTAGATTCATTTGCATAGGAGCTGTGGGTTAAAGCCTCTTTTAATATATCTATATTTCTAAACCTGTAGTTCAATGTTTCCTGTAGCCTCGAAATATATTCTTCCGTATGACTATTTATATGTGGCATCCTTTTCCCTCCAATAGTTGCTAGTATATTTGTTTTCTATTTTTAGTTTAAAATACAAGGGTTTCTTATATGCAAACAAATGATATATTCTTTTATTAAATCCATGTGTAGGTATATGCCTATATGGACCTGCAACTGTATTACCTTGATCTTTTTATTCGTTATACAAACACATATCTATAATATTTTACTATTAAAGTCTTTCAAATGCAAAAAATAATTATAGAAATCCTAGGAGATTTCTATAATTATTTTTTAAACCTTAAGGCTGATACTTTTTAAAAGCAATGGTTGCATTATGTCCCCCAAAGCCAAAGGAATTAGATAATGCATAGTTAACCTCTTTTTCCCGGGCTTTATTCGGTACATAATCCAAATCACATTCTTCATCAGGGGTCTCATAGTTGATTGTGGGAGGTACCATATTATGATAAATCGATAATGCACATACCATCCCCTCCACGCCACCAGCTGCACCTAACAAATGACCCGTCATTGATTTTGTTGAGCTAACGCATAATTCTTTTGCATGCTCTTTAAAAACCTTTTTTATTGCCAAGGTTTCAAACTTATCATTATAAGGGGTACTGGTACCATGGGCATTGATGTAGTCCACCTCTTCATAAGGGATACTGCCATCTTTAAGAGCATTTTCCATTGCTCTAGCTGCACCTTTTCCTTCTGGATCTGGGGCAGTAATGTGATAAGCATCTGCACTCATACCATACCCTACAATCTCAGCATAAATTCGCGCCCCTCTTTTGAGAGCATGATCTAAGTCCTCTAGAATCAACATCCCAGATCCTTCTCCCATCACAAAACCATCTCTATTTAGGTCAAAAGGCCTGCTGGCTTTTTTAGGATCTTCATTGAAGGTAGACATCGCTCTTAAAGAGCAAAAACCTGCCATAGAAAGAGGCGTAATAGATGCTTCTGTTCCACCAGTAATCATGATATCAGCATCTCCTCTTTCAATCACCCTAAAAGCTTCTCCAACGGCATTCGTAGAGGATGCACAAGCAGTGACCACGGTACTATTAGGACCTCTTGCATTAAAGAACATAGAAACTTGACCAGAACCAATATTGGTGATCATCATTGGTATAAAAAAAGGACTAATTCTTTTCACACCTTTATCTAAAAGCTTTAAATTTTGTTCTTCAAAGGTTTCTATTCCTCCTATGCCGGACCCAAGGATTACCCCAAACCTCTCTGATTCAATTTCTTCCACATTTAACTGCGCATCTTCAACCGCTAGCTTTGAAGCAGCAATAGCAAACTGAGTGAATCGATCCATTTTTCTTGCTTCTTTTTTATCTATATAGTCTTCAGGCTGAAAATCCTTCACCTCTGCTGCAATTTTCGTGGGATAATCTGTGGTATCAAACTTTGTAATATAATCTATGCCCGAAACTCCAGTAGTAAGATTTTTCCAAAAATCATCCTTGCCCTTGCCTATAGGCGTAATACATCCCAGCCCTGTTACAACAACTCGTCTTTTCATATGGTCCTCCTTTTTCCACCTATTTCCAATTTTTATCCATAGGGGACTTTAGAAATGTTTATAAGTTTTTCTCTACATAGGCGATGATATCACCGATATTTTTGAAATTTTCTGCTTCATCATCTGGTATTTCTACACCAAATTCATCTTCAATCGCCATAATAATTTCTACAGCATCTAATGAATCTGCTTCTAGATCTGCTATTAATGAAGTTTCTTTCGTAATTGACGCTACTTCCTCAACACCTAATTGTTCAGCAATAATATTTACAACTTTTTCAAATACCATAACAAATTCCTCCTCATAATTTTTTTGATTTTTATCCCTAAATAGCCATACCGCCATCCACATGAATTACCTGGCCGGTAATATAGTTTGCTAAGTCACTGCTTAAAAAAGTTACAAGTGCTGCTATATCTTCAGGCTTTCCATATCTTTTTAGTGGAATACCTTCAATTAATCCGTTTTTTATATCTTCGGATAATACAGCTGTCATATCTGTATCAATAAATCCTGGCGCAATGGCATTGACATGAATGTTTTTGCCAGCAACTTCTCTAGCTACCGATTTAGTAAAGCCTATAACACCAGCCTTTGAAGCTGCATAATTCGCTTGGCCAGCATTTCCTACAACCCCCACTACAGAGGATATATTAATGATCTTACCCTGTTTTTGTTTCATCATTTTCCTAATGATGGCTTTGGTACATAGAAAAACACCCTTTAAATTTACGTCCATCACCTGTTGCCATTCTTCTTCCTTCATACGTAACAATAAATTATCCTTTGTAATACCAGCGTTATTCACTAGAACATCTATGGTATCAAAGTTTTCTTCCGCTATCTCTACCATTTTTTTTACATCATCACTATTGGTCACGTTACATTGAACTGCCAAGGCCTTAACACCATAACCTTCCATCTCCCTTACCACTGCTTCAGCAGCCTCTTTATTACTGGTATAGTTAATCATGACATTTGCCCCATTTTCCGCCAATCCTAGAGCAATTGCTCTACCAATCCCTCTAGAACCACCTGTAACAATAGCATTCTTACCTTTAAGGTTCAATTTTATCCCTCCTTAGTAATTTGGAATTAAATCCTTTAAACTCTTCATATCTTCTATGCTATAAAGATTTACTTTTACATCAAAATTTTTTGCTATTCTTTTAATAAAAGCCGCCAGCGTTTTCCCTGGACCAACTTCAATAAAGGTATCCATCCCATTTTTTATCATCAATTCAATAGAGTCCTGCCATAATACAGATCTACTGACTTGATCTACCAGCGATGGTATAACTTGTGTCTTACAATTTAATATTTTTGCTTCTGCATTGGTTACAATAGGGACTTTTGGAGAATGAATCTCTAAACTTTCTAAGTCTGCCTTCAATCTTTCTCCCGCCGGCTTTAATAAACTACAGTGAAAGGGAGCACTTACAGGAAGAACCACTGCCTTTTTAGCACCTAGTTCTACCGCTTTTTTCACTGCCATCTTTACTGCCTCTACCTCACCAGAAATTACAATTTGCCCAGGACTATTATAATTTGCAGCTTCTACAATGCCATACTGTCTACAGCTATTGATACATTCCTGCAACGGTTG
The sequence above is drawn from the Clostridium formicaceticum genome and encodes:
- the fabF gene encoding beta-ketoacyl-ACP synthase II: MKRRVVVTGLGCITPIGKGKDDFWKNLTTGVSGIDYITKFDTTDYPTKIAAEVKDFQPEDYIDKKEARKMDRFTQFAIAASKLAVEDAQLNVEEIESERFGVILGSGIGGIETFEEQNLKLLDKGVKRISPFFIPMMITNIGSGQVSMFFNARGPNSTVVTACASSTNAVGEAFRVIERGDADIMITGGTEASITPLSMAGFCSLRAMSTFNEDPKKASRPFDLNRDGFVMGEGSGMLILEDLDHALKRGARIYAEIVGYGMSADAYHITAPDPEGKGAARAMENALKDGSIPYEEVDYINAHGTSTPYNDKFETLAIKKVFKEHAKELCVSSTKSMTGHLLGAAGGVEGMVCALSIYHNMVPPTINYETPDEECDLDYVPNKAREKEVNYALSNSFGFGGHNATIAFKKYQP
- the acpP gene encoding acyl carrier protein, whose product is MVFEKVVNIIAEQLGVEEVASITKETSLIADLEADSLDAVEIIMAIEDEFGVEIPDDEAENFKNIGDIIAYVEKNL
- the fabG gene encoding 3-oxoacyl-[acyl-carrier-protein] reductase → MNLKGKNAIVTGGSRGIGRAIALGLAENGANVMINYTSNKEAAEAVVREMEGYGVKALAVQCNVTNSDDVKKMVEIAEENFDTIDVLVNNAGITKDNLLLRMKEEEWQQVMDVNLKGVFLCTKAIIRKMMKQKQGKIINISSVVGVVGNAGQANYAASKAGVIGFTKSVAREVAGKNIHVNAIAPGFIDTDMTAVLSEDIKNGLIEGIPLKRYGKPEDIAALVTFLSSDLANYITGQVIHVDGGMAI
- the fabD gene encoding ACP S-malonyltransferase translates to MGKTAFVFPGQGAQYVGMGKDITDNFKAAKLTYEEASDVLGLDMKKLCFDGPEEELLKTENTQPAILTTSVAILKVLEELGIECQMTAGLSLGEYGSLVKSDVFAFGDAVKLVKNRGKYMQEAVPQGVGIMAAILGLEKQPLQECINSCRQYGIVEAANYNSPGQIVISGEVEAVKMAVKKAVELGAKKAVVLPVSAPFHCSLLKPAGERLKADLESLEIHSPKVPIVTNAEAKILNCKTQVIPSLVDQVSRSVLWQDSIELMIKNGMDTFIEVGPGKTLAAFIKRIAKNFDVKVNLYSIEDMKSLKDLIPNY